CCTCCTGACTGTCCGGCACAACGGcacagaggctgcagcagctcctgcctcccagAAACATTCTGCCTGGCAAATTTGGCACATCAAGGCAAGAATAACTCAGCCAGAGCACAATTTAAAGGCTGTTCTGTATTGTCTATGCCACAGAAAAACTCTACACAGTATAACACGTGTCTAGTGCCGTACTCGTCTGTCCTCCCTTTGGCTGGAGATACTCAGGAGACACATTTCAGGAATATGGGAGCTGAGATGGCAAGACAGTTCTTGGGTTgtgctcccagctgtgccatcagACCCAAGAGAAGGTGTCCAAACACCAGCTGGCTGCAAAAGGGAAGTGTACAGATTGTAGGGGCAAAGAAATCCCCCAAAAGAGCTGCTGCCCAAGGCTGGGAAGAGCAAATCAAAGGAGAAGCACCCAAAAGTCAAGCCCAGCTTGCTCCTTCCTTGTCCTCACAGAGAACAGATGAATTGCAGATCTCTAGCAGAAGCACCAAACACGGGCTGTGGTTATCAGAGGAGATTAAGTGACCTTATCTTACTGACAGTCTGATCTCGCTTATGTATCAGCGCTCTAGCACTCGTTAAATCACTCACACAACCTTTTCAGGAGCGCCTGTCCTGACACCACAGCCCTGTCTGCCCAGGATCACACACCCAGGCTCTGCGCTCTGTGATTTGCTgccctttcccttcccaaacTCAGTGGTCTTAAACACACACCACTGATTTTCCTGGAGTCTCTTTTTACAGGAGTACTGGGGCACAGCTTGCCATGCCTACACCTCCAGCCACCATTCCCCTTAAATTCCACAACATGACAGAAACCTGCCTTTCTGTCCTCAGCCTTTTATTCTCTGTCCCTTTTATTCTGTTAACTAAACCCAGTGCAGTATCTGCCGTGACACCACCCCCCTGCTCATCTTTCCCAAGAGTGGCAAAAGCTTTGTGACAAGAGGATATGAATGAAAGCCAGAGGGAtcctttctgtttctgtgtGGAACGATTACATTCATGCTCTCTGCTTCCAAACCAACCCTTCAGGGAGGAAGCAGAACTGTCTTTTGACCTGCTGGATCATTAATTGGGGTCTGATCAGACACAGCAGGGATTTGCATTTAGGTagcagcaggagctggtttTCCGCCAAGCTCTCCTCACTCCTGGGGTAGGCACAGGAGCTGAGTCCCAGCCCCACCAGGGATATTGATCCAGCTAAAACCGGGAACAAACTCTTCCCCACAGAGTGCACCATCAGGGATGAATTCCTCTCTGTACCAGGAGCAGCCTGAGCAGTGACTTGGACTGCAGCCTCTCCAAGGACTGAGGCTGCTTGGATGAAAAGGTGTGTGTGGGATGAACTGCCTGGCTACACTTCCTCCTCAGCAAAACAGCTCCAGTTTTGCTGCCAGGTTTGTAAATCCTCCATGATCACCGAGTTCCCCAGTGGTGGGAAATTGGCACAAAAGAGCATCAAGCCCTCAGAGGTAAATAAGGACGGGGAGATCCTGGATCTCAGTGAAGCCCACCAGCACTCCACCACCACCTCAGCTGCCTTCCATAGATGCGGAACCACCAGCAATGCAGCTGACAGAAATCATGAGGCTCCCTAAAGTGGACTTCCGGGAATTAAATAAAGCGCAAGGATAATCCAGGTGCATTCAAAACAAGCACTTTAATAGCCTCCAGGTGCAGGCAGCCATTTGTGTTGTACCATCTCCTGGAAGCCAGCAAAAATTCCTGCTGTTATAAAAGAACACACGTGTTGTGGGGAGCTGAGCTTCTTTGGAGCTGCATCACATCCTCTTTCTGtccttcttcccttttcttttttttcctttcttggttTTCTTGGTACCATCTAGCAGCAACTCAAGTTttggaagagagaaagaagcaaTGTGCTGACATTTTAGGATACAGCCAACAAAAGCCTATGGGCCAGAGGTTAGTACTGTGTCTAGAACTGTCAGGACTGTCACAGTCAATCTGCACAAGAGCCACATTAGTTCTGTGCCTCGGTGCTCTATGGGCATTAAGTGAACACACAAAATGGATTTCCTATTCCCATAAATCTTTTACATTCCTCTAGGGCTCAGCATCAACGCGAAGTGTCCGAGTGCTGACTAGCCTGAGCAAAGCCTCATGGTCCTTAGAACCATATGTGGTACATGAGCAGCTTGGATTTAAGTCATTTCAGGcacttttctgtttaaaaaactGTCTAAAATGCTTTCATTGTAAAGACTCATAGTTTGGGCTGAGGTTTGCTTGTTATTTAGTTCTCTTTCAAAAGAGAACTAAATCCAACCAACCACAATATCTGCAAAGCCTCATCCAAAGTGGAAATATATTCCGAAAGCTAACCCAGGCTCCACCAGGCTCCAGGTTTTCACAGGAAAAGAACTAATACTTACAcctgccaggctgtgggaacAGAAAGAGCCCAAGCTCCTGAGCCTGACCTTTAGTGACATCAAAACCCAGTCACAAGGTCAAACCCATGTTTGTGTTTCTCTCCACTGGCTGCAACTTCAGTTAATAAACATTCAAATTTGGCTCAAAAAGTCACACATCTAAACTATTTCTTACTGATTCATTAAAGCCATACCTTCCTTCTGagattttttacatttctggAAAGCTTATATTCTTAGGATATGAGAAAATTGGCCAGAGGGAGCAATAAGTGCAGTCCTGTGCTCCCCTTAATGTTATCAACTTCATTATTTGTAACTAACTCCTTACTCTTTGGGTTGTCAAACAGTAACTGGGAGGtgttaaagaaaaatttcagtGCATTTCAactatatatatagatagatatagtTAAATACATTTTAGTATCtaatagatatataaatatacatataatataaggttaaatattttttctcatttcaattTTAAATATGGGCACGCTAGAGTCTTCAAAAATTAGCAAGAAAAATGTTGAAATCAACTCGATCAGCTTAAACCTGACCCAGCAAAGAGTTCTACATGTGTTTAGGAAGCAGaatttactgcattttttcagaggaaaaatgagCAGTAAAACTCAAAGGTCTCTAGAGAACTTTTGGATATAAAATGTTATCTTTCAAAGTTTTGGAAAAGGCTTAAGGAATACACCCTGAGGTATTCACAGCTTCTCttgaacagcaggaaaaaaataatgaatttccCCCTTCAGCTAAAAGCTGAATTAAGGAAGGAGTTGAACGGAAAATTTGAGTTTCAGACTGGTTTTGGCTCATAGTTCAGCTTTCAGCTATTTTggctgaaaatgaaatttgctAAATTTTGCAGCCACCAAAACTCCATGTGGCCATCACATCTGTGCAGTGTTTGGAttccagggacactgggaacaaAACTGCAGGCGGGTGAAAGTTCTCTTTGCAGGTCATGTTTAAGGCTGAGGATGTGAATTCAGCTTGTGAACCTTAGAGCAACTGCAAGGAGGCAATTCCTCCTCCAAGGGCATGAGCACAATTCCAgggaaaaatgctgaaatagtGCGAATGCTAAAAATTGTCATGAACTTTTGTCACTGCTACAGCTGCTCTATTTTTACGTGGTGCAGCCAATAAGAGCAGGGTTTTGGGAGCCTCCCCAAAGCTGTGCTCACACGAGGCTGCGGCAGCAGTACAGAAGAGCCACGTCGCTGCCGGGCACTACAACGTGATCCTGGCCACAGACAACCATTAACCTCCACACCTTGAAAGCCAGGAAACCAGAGCggctgggaagctgcagggaGAGCACCAAATAAACAGCTAACAGCCCCGAGTGCCTTTGTGCAGGttttgcagcccagaaaggaagagagaagtgCACTCAGAGGCCACAAGCAAGAATAAAGCCCCTTCTCTCCACCCTCAACTGGCTGAtgctgctcccaggagctggaAGGGGAACTGCTCACAGACATCCTGACAtgcatcaaaaagaaaaaaaaaaaaagcacatatTCCTATTTCAAGTGGGCTCCTGCTGGTACCTGCTTCCTCTACGGATTTCTGTATTGCCTCTGCGAGCTCCTGGTCGGCGATGTCCTCGGGCCGCACGTCGTCGCGGCCCGCGCCGTACGCCAGCCGCGCGCACTCGGGCAGCTCGCCCTCGGGCAGGAACGAGGTCTGCGAGCCCGTGGTGCCGATCACCAGCACGTTCTTCTTGAGATCAATGGAGCACTGCAAAAGAGCATCCACACGTCAGGGGCCTGTGGAGAGccaggcagctcccagggaaaatgggagacACGAGGTCAGGCAACCCGTCTCCGACAGAACGGCTCACAGCAGGTAAGGGTGGGCCAGGAGAATCAGCTCTAACCAAAGGGCCCTGTCTGACTCCATTTGTAATAAATCACTCCATTGGAAAGCTCTGAACATCTCTGATCAGAGCAAaaagctccaggcagcagccagACACCCTAGAGCTGTCTATGATGGATGtgcttccaggctggaaaaTAATCCACCATCAGCTGTCCCCAGGAAAATCCTATGAATTCACAGGCCAGGCATTTATGTTGCACTTCTCACTAAAACTACAAGAGCCAGGTAACTGTTTCAAATGAGGTTTTGATACCTGATGCCTCTTAAGCATATCCAGTCCTAGGAGCATGTCCATGGGCTGCTCTTCAAGGATTGAGAAGGAACACGCCAGGAAATCCCCTTCGATCTGAACCTGAGCTGAAACACAAGGCAGAGAAGTTCCTACTACAGCAcaaaaaatctgctttctgcTCTTCCACCTGGGAAGGGAAAGGTCTGGGAAAATCTGAAACCAGCACTCTGATGCACTGTTTTGGTGACAGAAAGTCTGGCCCTGTGCAAGCCCCAGGACTGCCAGGCCTGCCATGGTCCCagagtaattattttaaaagctgatgTGCCTGAGAACCTCCAGTCCTGCTTCTCTGACCCTCCAAGCttgaggggctgggaacagtTTATTAGAGCACAAATCtaagcagcagcaacagcaaacAGAATTGATTTTTCAGTAATAAGGGCAGTGTCGTCCATCCACAAAAGCTGCAAAAGAGCACACAGAGGCTTCTCTTTCCAAAGGAACAGCAAACACTGCACTGTGCAGGAGCCCTTCCTGAGTAGCTCACCCTGCCCAGCAGTCCCACCCGAAACAGGGAAGGTCGTGGTGTTCCACGTTCACCTCGGGTTTTGCCTCCAGAGAACGTGTCCTCTACGTGCGCAGGAGCTGGGactccctcaccccaagtgttACAGCATGAAATGAGACAGAAAACACAGTTCTGTGCCCAAGACAAACAAACACATTGCAGATGCACTTTGATTTTACTCTGCAGGAGCTCCTAGCAATTACAGCACCAATCCTCAGTGCCAAGATTGCAGGAAATGCAGTCAAACCCCTGctaaagctgccccaaaaaAGCCAGCACTTACCTAAGTGCACTCTGCCAATGATTTTCTGTGTCCCAACACCCTTAGCAATGCCAGCCCACCGCCGATCCACCAGCCTCATGATGTTGCACCTTTCAGCACAGGCTTGGCTCATGATGGTCATCTGGGCACCTACCAGCAACAGAACTCGCGTTAAATCCCGATGGCTCAGCacaaacttttattttctcctggAAGAGCTTAAGATACGACACTCAGTGGCTGGGAAACCAACCCAGCTGCCCCAGGGCATAAAAGCTTCCTGTGAATCCCACTGTGCTGACCTGGCTGCCCACACACAGGTCAGCACTGACCATTACTGTAGGCATGGAACAACCCCAAGAATTTCCccttgcaggatgtggatgGGAGCCACCACAATAAAGGCGTGTGAAATCCCCCTGTCTGTAAAATGAGATAAGACACATGCACATGGCAGCGACCTTCCAGGCACAGAAGTCCCAGAAACTCTCCTAGGAGCCCTAATCCAGGGTGTTCCCACACTGCTTCTCCCAACAATCTGCTCTGTTCACCCAGGCTGTGCTCAGGGTTCAGTCAAGTGCTCCAAAATTTTGTCATGCAGTGCTTtattgtgggattttttgggaaaacTACTGGAATGTTTACTGTTGCCCTCAGTGATGGAGAGTGTGGAGAAAGCACCTGAGTCCACAAAAGCTTTCACGGGGTGTCCATTGACTTTGCAGTTGATGTAGAGCATCACCACCTGCCCAAAGCTCTCAGGTGCCTCTTCCATCGCTATCGTCATGTTCTCTTCAATGTTTTGTTGCCTAAATTTtgtggagaagagagagaaagaccAAAATTTCTGTCACCCAGACCTTGTAACATCCCTCTGATTCACAGGCAGACCTGGAAATaccacctgctgctgctcaccttACAAACACACATTTAAATGACAGCAAAGCCTGCTTCCTTAGTGAAACACAGACCTGGGAGCTGAAGATTGCTAGTAATGATCTCAGCTGAGTCCAGAGACACTGAGTGACTCCCCAGCAGCCACTGCCCCTTCCAATCCCTGCCTAACTCACACCTCAGCCCGACAGCCTTGTGCTGCCAACAGGAACCTGACATCCATGTCAGGAGAACCTGGAGAACTCAGAGCAAAAAACCTGTGGATTCATTAGTCATGCCAAGGGTACACGGAGGTGTTGCCAATAGCTACATCACTGGAATCccacacagcagctgaacattAAAATCCTCAGGTTTCCCTGGTATCTTTCCTTTTCTAGGCATAGGAAAGGAGGGAGGTGAGCAAAATAGCAGAAAGAACATCACCATGAGCACCAGCCCTTGGTGCGAATTCAAGCCAACAGAAAAAATGCTCTTCAAGAAATCCCTCACAGCCCCAGGATAATCTTGGAAGTGATGGGCATCCGTAGTGACTGCATCCAAAACAGCTTCATCTCCCCAAAACATGGAAAAAGGCTTCAATTCTGATGCCATTTCATTTTTCACTGAGTGGAGTGTGAAATCTGGGGACGGCTCAGCCCAAACAGCTGCAGAACCTTGGGCACATCCCCTTTATCTGTCCCTCATCTAGGGAAGAAGAGAAGCGTTCCTGTGCCTCTGAGCAATGTTTCACTACCTACAAATGTCTATTTTCTGCATTGCTGAGTGTTTATCTGGCACCAACACCTTGTCAGTTGTAATGTGAGAGCATTCCTATCACCAGTGAATTCTGGTTCTGACCAACAATGGGTCTGTATCAGACAGACACTGTTATCAGGGGAAAACCACCAGCCATGAACTGACTCCAGGATTTACCACTCAGCTGAAGAAATCAAGCCTCAGCCCAACACAATTACATCTGGAAGGCAGCAAGAGGGAGCGAGCTGATGAGCAGGATGCATTTCTGCAGAACCTCTCATCAGTGAATTAGCCAGACATGAACAATTAGCAGGATGCAAAACCAAATCTCGAGGGCAGCTGGGAGGAACAACGCCGTGTtgctgtgcagagctcagctgggagacagcaccagcccagctctggggttcAAAACGCCCCAGGCACCGGCCTCAAGAGGAGATGTGCTTTCCACAAGTGCTCCAGTCTCAAGAGTGGACCAGTTCAGGCAGCTCCAAGACATCACACGCACAGACAAGCGCTGGCACCTTGTATCACACAGTCCCAGAACGGTTTGAGTTGGGAGACACCTTAAAGCCCACCCAGCgccaccccttgccatgggcagggacaccttctactatcccaggttactccaagtcctgtccaaccctgaacacttccagggatggggcagccacagcttctctgggcaagctgtgccagggcctgcccaccctcacagggaacaacgCTCTGTGATCTCAGCAGGACACATCTCAAGGATGGGGTGCACCTCCACGCTCCCAAATCCCAACCTTCCCACGTGCAAAGGTGGCCCAGAGCATCGCCCTGCAAACACTCCTTGATACAAGGAATGTGTTTAAATTCTGCcttctctgaagaaaaaacaCCATGGATGGAAGCACAGAGCAGTTTTTTCTCCCCAGAGAGGACCCCAACACCTACAAGCCGCTTTGGTTTGTTACCTTATGTCTTCTTCTATCTTGGCCTGTGCCTCGAGATCAAAGGGGTCAGCGGAATAGAGCCGGATCCTCTCCTGCTCGCGCCGGGCTCGGTCCTGCTGTTGCTCCAGCAACACCCTGGTGAATTTCTCTGCGGGAACAAGGAGataaagaaatgctttttacTGGAAATTACTCTTGCAAATCAAATTCTGGCACAGCAAATGCTTCTTTTGATGCCAGCTGAGGAACAGACtcagcagcacacagaaaaaAGATTCCTCTGAGGGCAGCGTGGATGGACCTCAGAGGATCAGTGGCAAACCTGGGAAGCTGCTGAGATGAAAAGCAACTGGACAGAGCTGGCTCTCCTCATGTCCCTACCCAAACACTGCACAATCCAACTCGATTTCCTGGCACACACATTTttatagggggaaaaaaatactaaaaaaccACACAAAGGTTAATGACAAAACTTCTCTCAAACCCAAGGAACACGGCAAAACCAGAGATTATAATCCCTAAAGCTGAATGACTACCACTGGAACCAGGGGGTGTTAGCCAGGTCTAAATGCACATTTTAAGACCACAGTTTTTAGATTCCCACTTTCCAGATGGCCTCTGGCCATATTTTACTACTTGAATGGGATCACGTACGTCCCCAAAAGGACTTGGCAGTCTGTGCAGGTCTGCACAGAGGGAAGGTTTGCGTTTGCTTCCAGAGATGCCGTTCCCAGGAAGCAGCTCTGGCTCAAAGGCTGTTATGTGCTCAGGGAGGCGTTGGGTGCATTTGACTGTTGGATTTTTGAAATCAGGCTTCTGTACAGCAGGTGCCTTcatccagcacagccacagggcACGGATCTATGCAGATATTTGAGAATCcaagctggagctgagctggatCTGTGCCCaaacactgccagcagcagcagtgcagcatgGCAAGTGAAAACCAGCCCTAACCACTTCCTCCTGACAGCCCAATGCGGCAGTTTGGGACTCAAAATGCACATCTGGGTCAAAGCTTGATGTGCACAGActaggcagagcagcagaggagccagTTCTGGGTATCTTGGGCTTAACCTCTGGTTTCCTGTGCCAAGAACAGCACCCCTGCTTAAGGtgatgggaaaaaatcccagcaagatGTGTGAAAAAGCCTGAGAGTGCAAAGAAAGCTTCAGCACTGGATATGAACTGAAGGCAGAGTTAAAAACAGAACAGGCTGACAATGTCCATGGAAGTTCCTCTCTGGTTTCCTCTAACAGAGAGAAATCACTCAGACGTAACCCTGAGAGTGGATAAAATCTCCTGCTAGAAGCTCCTTCTCTTCATTTATTTCTCCACACTCAACTAACTATTTCCCATCTACTGCAACCCAAAACTCCTCTCTTTTCACACCTAAAGGACACCAGAGTTCAAATCTTTCACCACAGGAAGAAATAGGGACCAACATCAGCTGCAGAGGAAGGTTTCAGCTGAAGGATGATGTTTCAATTGTGCTCAAAACACACAGACAATTCCAAGATTAACAGAAACTTACACATTTATGACTATTTCTATTGAGAAAGTTCCTAAAAGACAccattttcttgttcttttccctctccctttctgcAGTTCACTTCCACAGCACAAGATCACTATGGACAGAGCTGGGTTTGGAgtgtgctgctctctgctcagAGTCCCAGCAGCATATGGGATGCAGCTAACACACCACCTTTATTGGAAAATGTGCAGTAAGGAGTGTCTTAGTGTAAAAATCAGGAGCCAAGTCACTTGTGTTCACAGACATCCAAATTATCTGTGCCTCTGATATTTCTGAGTAGGAGATATTAAAGAGGATATTAAAGATGCCAAGCAGGAGAAATACACCCAGAAATGGAGGAACTCTGCCTTGAATGCTCCCAACTGGCACCTTTTATCTGCACCATCAAGGAACATGCAGCACATCCCAGCTTGTTAAAcacccggggctgctcctgaggcagctgaccctgcccagccccaaGCCCCAAGCCCAGCTCACCGAGGTCCCCGCTCAGCAAGGCCTCGGCCAGGGGCGGGTTGCGCTCCTTGAGCAGGGACAGCTCGTGGGGGTTGGCCAGCAGCATCTCCCGCAGCAGCGCCGGGTTGTCCAGGCCCTGAGGGAACGAGGGCGCGTCCGGGGGCGACGGGCGCGGCCGCTGCGCCGGGgccggcggctgctgctgcGTGGATGTCCCGGGCACGGCGATGCTGCTGAAGTCGATCCTGGGCAGGCCTGAAAGGAAGAGCACAGGTGTCGGTGCTTTGTGGTTGCAGTTCTGCTGGGAAAACCAAGGGAAGGATGAGCTGCCCTCAGCGCTGCATGAGAGCAGATTCTGTGAGCAGCAGTTTGTGACGGAAGCGCAGCCACGTCCCCGGGTTACTGGGTTAGCAACGCTGGCGCATTTACGTAACTGGTCTCGTCTGTCTGCCCCATTTCTAATCCCCTGAAATGCACTTGCTGACTAGCTGTTCCCAGCTTCACAAACGTGAATCCCTCGTGGAGGAACTAAAGGGCTAAACCCAGTGGCTCTGAGGCTCTTCAGAGTCTCTTGGGttaaaaaaaagcagggaaaaaaaaagtagtaacaTTCCTGCAGACCTGCATTGCAGGTACCCATCCTCCAGCTGAGGCAGGACGAGCACCTCAGCAATGCTCCCACGCCCTTCTCAGCCTGTGGCACCTTTTCTAGGGATATTTTACGTCTGGGATTTGCTAGGAGCGGCTGTGGAAGGCAGGACAGAGGCGCAGGGCTCCACTCaggcattcccagaggagcctTTGGCATGCACACATGATTAAGCCACTGAGTTTGGCAAGATGTGGCTTCTCAGGGAATCTGCCACAAGACAGGTTCAGGACACACGTC
Above is a genomic segment from Anomalospiza imberbis isolate Cuckoo-Finch-1a 21T00152 chromosome 23, ASM3175350v1, whole genome shotgun sequence containing:
- the DDI2 gene encoding protein DDI1 homolog 2 isoform X3 — its product is MLLTVFCLRRDRSEITFNLQVDADFELQNFRALCELESGIPAAESQIVYAERPLTDNNRSLASYGLKDGDVVILRQKETVEPRPSMRFPGLPRIDFSSIAVPGTSTQQQPPAPAQRPRPSPPDAPSFPQGLDNPALLREMLLANPHELSLLKERNPPLAEALLSGDLEKFTRVLLEQQQDRARREQERIRLYSADPFDLEAQAKIEEDIRQQNIEENMTIAMEEAPESFGQVVMLYINCKVNGHPVKAFVDSGAQMTIMSQACAERCNIMRLVDRRWAGIAKGVGTQKIIGRVHLAQVQIEGDFLACSFSILEEQPMDMLLGLDMLKRHQCSIDLKKNVLVIGTTGSQTSFLPEGELPECARLAYGAGRDDVRPEDIADQELAEAIQKSVEEAERRKP
- the DDI2 gene encoding protein DDI1 homolog 2 isoform X1, whose product is MLLTVFCLRRDRSEITFNLQVDADFELQNFRALCELESGIPAAESQIVYAERPLTDNNRSLASYGLKDGDVVILRQKETVEPRPSMRFPGLPRIDFSSIAVPGTSTQQQPPAPAQRPRPSPPDAPSFPQGLDNPALLREMLLANPHELSLLKERNPPLAEALLSGDLEKFTRVLLEQQQDRARREQERIRLYSADPFDLEAQAKIEEDIRQQNIEENMTIAMEEAPESFGQVVMLYINCKVNGHPVKAFVDSGAQMTIMSQACAERCNIMRLVDRRWAGIAKGVGTQKIIGRVHLAQVQIEGDFLACSFSILEEQPMDMLLGLDMLKRHQCSIDLKKNVLVIGTTGSQTSFLPEGELPECARLAYGAGRDDVRPEDIADQELAEAIQKSVEEAVAARWYQENQERKKKKREEGQKEDVMQLQRSSAPHNTCVLL
- the DDI2 gene encoding protein DDI1 homolog 2 isoform X2, which gives rise to MLLTVFCLRRDRSEITFNLQVDADFELQNFRALCELESGIPAAESQIVYAERPLTDNNRSLASYGLKDGDVVILRQKETVEPRPSMRFPGLPRIDFSSIAVPGTSTQQQPPAPAQRPRPSPPDAPSFPQGLDNPALLREMLLANPHELSLLKERNPPLAEALLSGDLEKFTRVLLEQQQDRARREQERIRLYSADPFDLEAQAKIEEDIRQQNIEENMTIAMEEAPESFGQVVMLYINCKVNGHPVKAFVDSGAQMTIMSQACAERCNIMRLVDRRWAGIAKGVGTQKIIGRVHLAQVQIEGDFLACSFSILEEQPMDMLLGLDMLKRHQCSIDLKKNVLVIGTTGSQTSFLPEGELPECARLAYGAGRDDVRPEDIADQELAEAIQKSVEEADGTKKTKKGKKRKGKKDRKRM